The following coding sequences are from one Musa acuminata AAA Group cultivar baxijiao chromosome BXJ2-4, Cavendish_Baxijiao_AAA, whole genome shotgun sequence window:
- the LOC135610768 gene encoding putative multidrug resistance protein isoform X2: MTYSPQGAVNMLYLACGSFVASFCEGYCWTRTGERQASRMRSRYLKAVMRQDIEYFDLNAGSGTEVITSVSSDSLVVQDAISEKVPNFIMNASTCVGSYVAGFLMMWRLALVACPTVVLLIIPGLMYGRILMGLARKIGEEYNKAGTIVEQSVSSIRTVYSFTAEAGTMAKFSAALEHSVKLGLKQGLAKGLAIGSNGITFAIWSFMAWYGSRLVMYHGAKGGTVFAVGGSVIVGGLALGSGLSNVKYFSEASSAGQRIMKVIRRVPKIDTESSDGQVLASVSGSVQFKGVQFAYPSRPATFIFRDFNLTVPAGMTVALVGGSGSGKSTVIALLERFYDPLAGEILLDGVDIRRLKLKWLRSQMGLVSQEPALFATSIKENILFGKEDATIEEVVAAAKVANAHNFISQLPQGYDTQVGERGVQMSGGQKQRIAIARAVLKSPKILLLDEATSALDSESERVVQEALDLASVGRTAIVIAHRLSTIRNADVITVVQDGQVMESGSHDDLIGNEEGLYSSLVRLQQTARATKVEGGTSSSAVNEITSDSRTGSNGSMSRRLSAASRSSSKRSFDTSADGDDETFKQPKLLEPSFRRLLTLNAPEWKQSLLGSLGAILFGAIQPTYAFAMGGLVSVFFTNDNDRIKSKTRTYALIFVALSILSFVINVVQHYNFGAMGEYLTKRVREKMLSKILTFEVGWFDEDENSTGAVLARLANDANVVRSLVGDRLSLIIQTASAVAIAWTMGLVIAWRLALVIIAVQPLIIVSFYARRVLLKRLSAKAIKSQSQSSKIAAEAVSNLRTIAAFSSQDRILQMFQAAQEGPRRESIRQSWFAGIGLGFSQSVMHCTWALDFWYGGKLIDQGYITSKALFQTFMILVSTGRVIAEAGSMTTDLAKGADAVGSVFGVLDRDTRIEPNDQEGQRPKKVNGDIDIRGVDFAYPARPDVVVFRHFTLHIEAGKSTALVGQSGSGKSTIIGLIERFYDPLKGTVKIDGRDIKSYNLRSLRKHIGMVGQEPTLFAGTIQENIAYGTEEATAAEIEDAARAANAHDFISSLKDGYHTYCGDRGVQLSGGQKQRIAIARAILKNPTILLLDEATSALDSQSEKMVQEALERLMVGRTSVVVAHRLSTIQNCDLIAVLDKGVVVEKGTHASLLAKGPKGSYHALVSLQQGNKGA, from the exons GGTGCCGTCAACATGCTGTACTTGGCGTGCGGAAGTTTTGTGGCGTCTTTTTGCG AGGGATATTGCTGGACGAGGACCGGCGAGCGTCAAGCCTCGCGAATGCGATCGCGGTACCTGAAAGCGGTGATGAGGCAGGACATCGAGTACTTCGACCTCAACGCCGGGTCCGGCACCGAGGTCATCACCAGCGTCTCCAGCGACAGCCTCGTGGTCCAAGACGCCATCAGCGAGAAG GTGCCCAACTTCATCATGAACGCGTCCACATGCGTGGGCAGCTACGTTGCCGGATTCCTCATGATGTGGAGGCTGGCCCTGGTGGCCTGCCCGACGGTGGTGCTCCTAATTATTCCCGGCCTCATGTACGGGCGGATTCTCATGGGCCTGGCGAGAAAGATCGGCGAGGAGTACAACAAGGCCGGCACCATCGTGGAGCAGTCCGTCTCCTCCATCCGCACCGTCTACTCCTTCACGGCGGAGGCCGGCACCATGGCCAAGTTCTCTGCCGCGCTCGAGCACTCCGTCAAGCTCGGCCTCAAGCAGGGCCTCGCCAAGGGTCTCGCCATCGGGAGCAACGGCATCACCTTCGCCATCTGGTCCTTCATGGCCTGGTACGGCAGCCGCCTCGTCATGTACCACGGCGCAAAGGGCGGTACCGTCTTCGCGGTTGGGGGTTCCGTCATCGTCGGCGGCCT GGCGCTGGGATCGGGTCTTTCCAATGTGAAGTACTTCTCGGAGGCAAGCTCAGCCGGACAGCGCATAATGAAGGTAATCAGGCGGGTTCCCAAGATCGACACCGAGAGCAGTGACGGTCAAGTGTTGGCGAGCGTGTCCGGGAGCGTACAATTCAAGGGGGTGCAATTCGCTTACCCATCGCGACCGGCGACCTTCATATTCCGGGACTTCAATCTGACGGTGCCGGCGGGGATGACGGTGGCGCTGGTGGGCGGCAGCGGGTCGGGGAAGTCGACGGTGATTGCGCTGTTGGAACGCTTCTACGACCCGCTCGCGGGAGAGATTTTGCTTGATGGGGTGGACATCAGGAGGCTGAAGCTCAAGTGGCTGAGGTCGCAGATGGGGTTGGTGAGCCAGGAGCCTGCTCTGTTCGCCACATCCATCAAGGAAAACATACTCTTCGGGAAGGAAGACGCGACCATAGAGGAGGTGGTGGCAGCCGCCAAGGTAGCAAACGCCCACAACTTCATCTCTCAGCTGCCGCAGGGATACGACACCCAG GTAGGAGAAAGAGGGGTGCAGATGTCGGGAGGACAGAAGCAACGGATAGCTATTGCGAGGGCGGTGCTCAAGTCACCCAAGATCCTCCTCCTCGACGAGGCCACAAGTGCACTGGACTCGGAGTCGGAGCGGGTCGTCCAGGAAGCACTCGACCTGGCGTCCGTCGGCAGGACCGCTATCGTGATCGCGCACCGCCTCTCCACCATAAGAAACGCCGACGTGATCACGGTGGTTCAAGATGGCCAGGTCATGGAGAGCGGCTCCCACGATGATCTCATCGGCAACGAAGAGGGGCTTTACTCGTCGCTCGTCCGCTTACAACAGACAGCAAGAGCTACAAAAGTCGAAGGAGGAACGTCCTCCTCCGCCGTGAATGAAATCACGTCAGATTCGCGGACTGGAAGCAACGGCAGCATGAGCAGGAGGTTGTCGGCCGCGAGCAGGAGCAGCTCAAAGAGGTCCTTTGACACGTCTGCCGATGGCGACGATGAGACCTTTAAGCAGCCAAAACTCCTGGAACCTTCGTTCCGGAGGCTGTTGACGCTGAACGCGCCGGAGTGGAAGCAGTCGCTGCTGGGGAGCCTCGGCGCGATATTGTTCGGTGCGATTCAGCCGACGTATGCATTCGCAATGGGTGGCCTGGTGTCGGTGTTCTTCACGAACGATAACGACCGGATCAAGTCGAAAACGAGGACCTACGCGCTCATCTTCGTGGCGTTGTCGATCTTATCTTTCGTCATCAACGTCGTGCAGCACTACAACTTTGGTGCCATGGGGGAGTACCTGACGAAGCGGGTAAGAGAGAAGATGCTCTCCAAGATCCTTACTTTCGAAGTGGGCTGGTTCGACGAGGATGAGAACTCTACCGGAGCCGTTCTCGCTCGACTCGCTAATGATGCCAACGTG GTACGATCATTGGTGGGCGATCGATTGTCTCTAATAATTCAGACGGCCTCGGCGGTGGCAATTGCATGGACCATGGGACTGGTCATCGCATGGAGGCTGGCCCTTGTCATAATTGCCGTGCAACCCCTCATTATCGTCTCCTTCTATGCTCGACGTGTCCTCCTGAAGAGGTTGTCGGCGAAGGCCATCAAGTCACAGTCCCAGAGCAGCAAGATCGCGGCCGAGGCCGTCTCCAACCTGCGCACCATCGCCGCCTTCTCCTCGCAGGACCGGATCCTCCAGATGTTCCAAGCTGCGCAGGAAGGCCCTCGCCGCGAGAGCATCCGGCAGTCGTGGTTCGCCGGCATCGGCCTCGGTTTCTCCCAGAGCGTCATGCACTGCACCTGGGCCCTCGATTTCTGGTACGGCGGCAAGCTCATCGATCAAGGGTACATCACCTCAAAGGCCCTCTTCCAGACCTTCATGATTCTCGTCAGCACCGGCCGTGTCATTGCCGAAGCAGGCAGCATGACCACCGACCTGGCCAAGGGCGCCGACGCCGTGGGCTCGGTTTTCGGTGTGCTGGACCGCGACACCCGCATCGAGCCCAACGATCAGGAGGGGCAGCGCCCGAAGAAAGTCAACGGAGACATCGATATCCGCGGCGTGGACTTCGCTTACCCAGCACGCCCTGACGTCGTCGTCTTCAGACATTTCACCCTCCACATCGAGGCAGGCAAGTCAACCGCACTGGTAGGGCAGAGCGGGTCCGGAAAGTCGACCATCATCGGACTCATCGAACGATTCTATGACCCACTTAAAGGGACAGTCAAGATCGACGGAAGGGACATCAAGTCCTACAACCTCCGATCGCTGAGGAAGCACATCGGCATGGTGGGACAGGAGCCGACGCTGTTTGCCGGGACCATCCAGGAGAACATCGCGTACGGGACTGAAGAGGCCACCGCTGCGGAGATAGAGGACGCCGCCAGGGCCGCAAACGCTCACGACTTCATCAGCTCTCTCAAAGACGGCTACCACACATACTGCGGCGACCGCGGGGTACAGCTCTCCGGCGGGCAGAAGCAGAGGATCGCGATTGCGAGGGCCATACTGAAGAACCCAACGATACTACTGCTGGACGAGGCCACGAGCGCGCTCGACAGTCAGTCGGAGAAGATGGTGCAGGAGGCGTTGGAGAGGCTGATGGTGGGGAGGACCAGCGTGGTGGTGGCGCACAGGCTGAGCACCATCCAGAACTGCGACCTCATCGCTGTATTGGACAAGGgggtggtggtggagaagggcACCCACGCGTCGCTTCTGGCCAAGGGGCCCAAAGGGTCGTACCACGCCTTGGTCAGCCTCCAACAAGGCAACAAGGGCGCTTGA
- the LOC135610768 gene encoding putative multidrug resistance protein isoform X1, producing MARGEREEAGGRTEGSSSSMSSFWTIFMHADTVDRFLMTVGFIGAVGDGVSLPVMFYLTSRIINDLGSGPSSLSDFSGSISKGAVNMLYLACGSFVASFCEGYCWTRTGERQASRMRSRYLKAVMRQDIEYFDLNAGSGTEVITSVSSDSLVVQDAISEKVPNFIMNASTCVGSYVAGFLMMWRLALVACPTVVLLIIPGLMYGRILMGLARKIGEEYNKAGTIVEQSVSSIRTVYSFTAEAGTMAKFSAALEHSVKLGLKQGLAKGLAIGSNGITFAIWSFMAWYGSRLVMYHGAKGGTVFAVGGSVIVGGLALGSGLSNVKYFSEASSAGQRIMKVIRRVPKIDTESSDGQVLASVSGSVQFKGVQFAYPSRPATFIFRDFNLTVPAGMTVALVGGSGSGKSTVIALLERFYDPLAGEILLDGVDIRRLKLKWLRSQMGLVSQEPALFATSIKENILFGKEDATIEEVVAAAKVANAHNFISQLPQGYDTQVGERGVQMSGGQKQRIAIARAVLKSPKILLLDEATSALDSESERVVQEALDLASVGRTAIVIAHRLSTIRNADVITVVQDGQVMESGSHDDLIGNEEGLYSSLVRLQQTARATKVEGGTSSSAVNEITSDSRTGSNGSMSRRLSAASRSSSKRSFDTSADGDDETFKQPKLLEPSFRRLLTLNAPEWKQSLLGSLGAILFGAIQPTYAFAMGGLVSVFFTNDNDRIKSKTRTYALIFVALSILSFVINVVQHYNFGAMGEYLTKRVREKMLSKILTFEVGWFDEDENSTGAVLARLANDANVVRSLVGDRLSLIIQTASAVAIAWTMGLVIAWRLALVIIAVQPLIIVSFYARRVLLKRLSAKAIKSQSQSSKIAAEAVSNLRTIAAFSSQDRILQMFQAAQEGPRRESIRQSWFAGIGLGFSQSVMHCTWALDFWYGGKLIDQGYITSKALFQTFMILVSTGRVIAEAGSMTTDLAKGADAVGSVFGVLDRDTRIEPNDQEGQRPKKVNGDIDIRGVDFAYPARPDVVVFRHFTLHIEAGKSTALVGQSGSGKSTIIGLIERFYDPLKGTVKIDGRDIKSYNLRSLRKHIGMVGQEPTLFAGTIQENIAYGTEEATAAEIEDAARAANAHDFISSLKDGYHTYCGDRGVQLSGGQKQRIAIARAILKNPTILLLDEATSALDSQSEKMVQEALERLMVGRTSVVVAHRLSTIQNCDLIAVLDKGVVVEKGTHASLLAKGPKGSYHALVSLQQGNKGA from the exons ATggcgagaggagagagagaggaggctgGTGGGAGAACCGAAGGGAGTTCTTCCTCCATGTCCTCCTTTTGGACGATATTTATGCATGCCGATACTGTGGATCGTTTCTTGATGACTGTGGGATTCATCGGCGCCGTCGGCGACGGCGTGTCCTTGCCTGTCATGTTTTACCTAACCAGTAGAATCATTAATGATTTGGGAAGTGGCCCTTCTTCCTTGTCTGATTTCAGTGGCTCTATCAGCAAG GGTGCCGTCAACATGCTGTACTTGGCGTGCGGAAGTTTTGTGGCGTCTTTTTGCG AGGGATATTGCTGGACGAGGACCGGCGAGCGTCAAGCCTCGCGAATGCGATCGCGGTACCTGAAAGCGGTGATGAGGCAGGACATCGAGTACTTCGACCTCAACGCCGGGTCCGGCACCGAGGTCATCACCAGCGTCTCCAGCGACAGCCTCGTGGTCCAAGACGCCATCAGCGAGAAG GTGCCCAACTTCATCATGAACGCGTCCACATGCGTGGGCAGCTACGTTGCCGGATTCCTCATGATGTGGAGGCTGGCCCTGGTGGCCTGCCCGACGGTGGTGCTCCTAATTATTCCCGGCCTCATGTACGGGCGGATTCTCATGGGCCTGGCGAGAAAGATCGGCGAGGAGTACAACAAGGCCGGCACCATCGTGGAGCAGTCCGTCTCCTCCATCCGCACCGTCTACTCCTTCACGGCGGAGGCCGGCACCATGGCCAAGTTCTCTGCCGCGCTCGAGCACTCCGTCAAGCTCGGCCTCAAGCAGGGCCTCGCCAAGGGTCTCGCCATCGGGAGCAACGGCATCACCTTCGCCATCTGGTCCTTCATGGCCTGGTACGGCAGCCGCCTCGTCATGTACCACGGCGCAAAGGGCGGTACCGTCTTCGCGGTTGGGGGTTCCGTCATCGTCGGCGGCCT GGCGCTGGGATCGGGTCTTTCCAATGTGAAGTACTTCTCGGAGGCAAGCTCAGCCGGACAGCGCATAATGAAGGTAATCAGGCGGGTTCCCAAGATCGACACCGAGAGCAGTGACGGTCAAGTGTTGGCGAGCGTGTCCGGGAGCGTACAATTCAAGGGGGTGCAATTCGCTTACCCATCGCGACCGGCGACCTTCATATTCCGGGACTTCAATCTGACGGTGCCGGCGGGGATGACGGTGGCGCTGGTGGGCGGCAGCGGGTCGGGGAAGTCGACGGTGATTGCGCTGTTGGAACGCTTCTACGACCCGCTCGCGGGAGAGATTTTGCTTGATGGGGTGGACATCAGGAGGCTGAAGCTCAAGTGGCTGAGGTCGCAGATGGGGTTGGTGAGCCAGGAGCCTGCTCTGTTCGCCACATCCATCAAGGAAAACATACTCTTCGGGAAGGAAGACGCGACCATAGAGGAGGTGGTGGCAGCCGCCAAGGTAGCAAACGCCCACAACTTCATCTCTCAGCTGCCGCAGGGATACGACACCCAG GTAGGAGAAAGAGGGGTGCAGATGTCGGGAGGACAGAAGCAACGGATAGCTATTGCGAGGGCGGTGCTCAAGTCACCCAAGATCCTCCTCCTCGACGAGGCCACAAGTGCACTGGACTCGGAGTCGGAGCGGGTCGTCCAGGAAGCACTCGACCTGGCGTCCGTCGGCAGGACCGCTATCGTGATCGCGCACCGCCTCTCCACCATAAGAAACGCCGACGTGATCACGGTGGTTCAAGATGGCCAGGTCATGGAGAGCGGCTCCCACGATGATCTCATCGGCAACGAAGAGGGGCTTTACTCGTCGCTCGTCCGCTTACAACAGACAGCAAGAGCTACAAAAGTCGAAGGAGGAACGTCCTCCTCCGCCGTGAATGAAATCACGTCAGATTCGCGGACTGGAAGCAACGGCAGCATGAGCAGGAGGTTGTCGGCCGCGAGCAGGAGCAGCTCAAAGAGGTCCTTTGACACGTCTGCCGATGGCGACGATGAGACCTTTAAGCAGCCAAAACTCCTGGAACCTTCGTTCCGGAGGCTGTTGACGCTGAACGCGCCGGAGTGGAAGCAGTCGCTGCTGGGGAGCCTCGGCGCGATATTGTTCGGTGCGATTCAGCCGACGTATGCATTCGCAATGGGTGGCCTGGTGTCGGTGTTCTTCACGAACGATAACGACCGGATCAAGTCGAAAACGAGGACCTACGCGCTCATCTTCGTGGCGTTGTCGATCTTATCTTTCGTCATCAACGTCGTGCAGCACTACAACTTTGGTGCCATGGGGGAGTACCTGACGAAGCGGGTAAGAGAGAAGATGCTCTCCAAGATCCTTACTTTCGAAGTGGGCTGGTTCGACGAGGATGAGAACTCTACCGGAGCCGTTCTCGCTCGACTCGCTAATGATGCCAACGTG GTACGATCATTGGTGGGCGATCGATTGTCTCTAATAATTCAGACGGCCTCGGCGGTGGCAATTGCATGGACCATGGGACTGGTCATCGCATGGAGGCTGGCCCTTGTCATAATTGCCGTGCAACCCCTCATTATCGTCTCCTTCTATGCTCGACGTGTCCTCCTGAAGAGGTTGTCGGCGAAGGCCATCAAGTCACAGTCCCAGAGCAGCAAGATCGCGGCCGAGGCCGTCTCCAACCTGCGCACCATCGCCGCCTTCTCCTCGCAGGACCGGATCCTCCAGATGTTCCAAGCTGCGCAGGAAGGCCCTCGCCGCGAGAGCATCCGGCAGTCGTGGTTCGCCGGCATCGGCCTCGGTTTCTCCCAGAGCGTCATGCACTGCACCTGGGCCCTCGATTTCTGGTACGGCGGCAAGCTCATCGATCAAGGGTACATCACCTCAAAGGCCCTCTTCCAGACCTTCATGATTCTCGTCAGCACCGGCCGTGTCATTGCCGAAGCAGGCAGCATGACCACCGACCTGGCCAAGGGCGCCGACGCCGTGGGCTCGGTTTTCGGTGTGCTGGACCGCGACACCCGCATCGAGCCCAACGATCAGGAGGGGCAGCGCCCGAAGAAAGTCAACGGAGACATCGATATCCGCGGCGTGGACTTCGCTTACCCAGCACGCCCTGACGTCGTCGTCTTCAGACATTTCACCCTCCACATCGAGGCAGGCAAGTCAACCGCACTGGTAGGGCAGAGCGGGTCCGGAAAGTCGACCATCATCGGACTCATCGAACGATTCTATGACCCACTTAAAGGGACAGTCAAGATCGACGGAAGGGACATCAAGTCCTACAACCTCCGATCGCTGAGGAAGCACATCGGCATGGTGGGACAGGAGCCGACGCTGTTTGCCGGGACCATCCAGGAGAACATCGCGTACGGGACTGAAGAGGCCACCGCTGCGGAGATAGAGGACGCCGCCAGGGCCGCAAACGCTCACGACTTCATCAGCTCTCTCAAAGACGGCTACCACACATACTGCGGCGACCGCGGGGTACAGCTCTCCGGCGGGCAGAAGCAGAGGATCGCGATTGCGAGGGCCATACTGAAGAACCCAACGATACTACTGCTGGACGAGGCCACGAGCGCGCTCGACAGTCAGTCGGAGAAGATGGTGCAGGAGGCGTTGGAGAGGCTGATGGTGGGGAGGACCAGCGTGGTGGTGGCGCACAGGCTGAGCACCATCCAGAACTGCGACCTCATCGCTGTATTGGACAAGGgggtggtggtggagaagggcACCCACGCGTCGCTTCTGGCCAAGGGGCCCAAAGGGTCGTACCACGCCTTGGTCAGCCTCCAACAAGGCAACAAGGGCGCTTGA